A stretch of the Corylus avellana chromosome ca6, CavTom2PMs-1.0 genome encodes the following:
- the LOC132185056 gene encoding AP2/ERF and B3 domain-containing transcription factor RAV1-like, with translation MDGSCIDESTTSTDSISISPATLSPLPATKSPESLCRVGSVITSIILDSESGIEAESRGKLPSSKYKGVVPQPNGRWGAQIYEKHQRVWLGTFNEEDEAARAYDIAAQRFRGRDAVTNFKPLATTEEDDVETAFLNSHSKAEIVDMLRKHTYNDELEQSKRNRGLDSNGKRSKADGSAAASFGSAGFLKAREQLFEKAVTPSDVGKLNRLVIPKQHAEKHFPLQSASTSKGVLLNFEDIGGKVWRFRYSYWNSSQSYVLTKGWSRFVKEKNLKAGDIVSFQRSTGPDKQLYIDWKVRTESVVVGLSNPVFPVQQVQMVRLFGVNILQIPVGGVVESIGGCHGKRMREMELLALECSKKPRMVGAL, from the coding sequence ATGGATGGAAGCTGCATAGATGAAAGCACAACAAGTACTGACTCTATATCCATTTCTCCGGCGACCCTTTCGCCGTTACCGGCCACCAAGTCGCCTGAGAGTCTCTGCCGTGTCGGAAGCGTGATAACCAGCATAATCTTGGACTCTGAAAGCGGAATCGAAGCTGAATCCCGTGGGAAGCTCCCGTCCTCCAAGTACAAGGGAGTTGTTCCCCAGCCCAACGGCCGATGGGGTGCCCAGATTTACGAGAAGCACCAGCGGGTCTGGCTCGGCACTTTCAACGAGGAAGACGAAGCCGCCAGGGCCTATGACATCGCCGCGCAACGTTTCCGCGGCCGCGACGCCGTCACCAACTTCAAACCGTTGGCGACGACCGAAGAGGATGACGTGGAGACGGCGTTCTTGAACTCTCATTCCAAGGCTGAGATCGTCGACATGCTCAGGAAGCACACGTACAATGATGAGCTGGAGCAAAGCAAGCGTAACCGCGGCTTGGACAGCAATGGGAAAAGGTCTAAAGCCGACGGCTCTGCTGCTGCCTCGTTCGGCTCAGCCGGGTTTCTGAAAGCGCGTGAGCAGCTTTTCGAGAAAGCTGTTACGCCGAGCGATGTCGGCAAGCTGAACCGGCTCGTGATCCCGAAGCAACATGCCGAAAAGCACTTTCCTTTACAAAGCGCAAGCACTTCCAAAGGCGTACTCTTGAATTTCGAGGATATTGGAGGCAAAGTGTGGAGGTTTCGGTACTCTTATTGGAACAGCAGCCAGAGTTATGTGCTGACCAAGGGTTGGAGCCGGTTCGTGAAGGAGAAGAACTTGAAGGCCGGTGACATTGTTAGTTTTCAGCGCTCGACCGGACCGGACAAGCAGCTTTACATCGATTGGAAGGTGAGGACGGAGTCCGTTGTCGTCGGGTTATCAAACCCGGTTTTCCCGGTTCAGCAGGTTCAGATGGTTAGGCTTTTTGGGGTCAACATTCTGCAAATACCTGTCGGTGGGGTCGTGGAGAGTATTGGTGGCTGCCATGggaagagaatgagagagatgGAGCTGTTGGCGTTAGAGTGTAGCAAGAAACCAAGAATGGTTGGAgctttgtaa